A genomic region of Nostoc sp. UHCC 0702 contains the following coding sequences:
- a CDS encoding TPM domain-containing protein, translating to MQFCFWRRLLLSIAVFFLAGSIWVMHSPPALAYDNPELLPSTFTPVVDLAKSLPDAQEERLVQDLERFETDTGWKLRVLTQYDRTPGRAVIKYWGLDDKSILLVADSRGGNILSFSVGDAVYELLPRTFWIELQTRFGNLYFVREQGEDQAILQALDSVKGCLIKGGCNVVPGLPREQWILTLITSVIGGIICGFAAQPRSEKQVIAWQWALIFSPLWGILFIAFGIGPVVTRTAEWLPLVRNISGFFIGALVAYLSPIFSRPSSSAES from the coding sequence ATGCAGTTTTGTTTTTGGCGAAGACTTCTACTATCAATTGCAGTATTTTTCTTGGCTGGGTCAATTTGGGTGATGCATTCTCCCCCAGCACTGGCTTATGACAATCCTGAGTTACTACCCAGCACTTTCACCCCAGTTGTAGACTTAGCGAAATCTCTCCCCGACGCCCAAGAAGAAAGACTGGTTCAAGATTTAGAGAGATTTGAAACCGATACGGGCTGGAAATTGCGAGTATTGACTCAATACGATCGCACCCCAGGCCGAGCAGTCATAAAATATTGGGGTTTGGATGACAAGAGTATTCTACTGGTAGCCGATTCTCGTGGTGGTAACATCCTCAGTTTTAGTGTTGGCGACGCTGTGTATGAACTTCTACCCCGCACTTTTTGGATAGAACTTCAAACCCGCTTCGGCAATTTATATTTTGTGCGAGAACAAGGCGAAGACCAAGCCATCCTGCAAGCTTTAGATTCAGTTAAAGGTTGTTTGATCAAAGGTGGTTGTAACGTTGTTCCCGGACTCCCACGGGAACAATGGATTCTCACCCTCATTACCTCAGTCATTGGTGGGATCATTTGTGGATTTGCAGCTCAACCCCGTAGTGAAAAACAAGTTATAGCTTGGCAATGGGCTTTAATTTTCTCTCCTTTATGGGGAATATTGTTTATTGCCTTCGGTATTGGGCCAGTAGTGACGCGCACAGCCGAATGGTTACCGCTAGTTCGTAATATCTCCGGTTTTTTCATTGGGGCTTTGGTTGCTTACCTGTCTCCTATTTTCAGTCGTCCCTCTTCCAGCGCTGAGTCCTAA
- a CDS encoding response regulator: MNPLRFLLLEDSYLDAELIGATLCEGGVTCEIVQIQTHTDFLTALETQSFDLILADYSLPAFDGISALKIAQNTCPDVPFIFVSGSLGEELAIETLQRGATDYVLKQRLGRLVPSVQRALREVEERCERQQAEARMRQTETRFRLIVESAKDYAIITLDMAGHITSWNSGAQRLLGYEEAEIVGQLANIIFTPEDLEQRQPEQEMQLALTQGRAENDRWHVQKNGNRFWGSEVIMPLRDGANTIEGFLRIIQDKTQQRQAEEKLQQQAQQLRQANQLKDEFLAVLSHELRTPLNPILGWSTLLQAKSYEKATMTRGLETIARNAQMLTQLIDDLLDVSRILSGKLRLSSRALDLAKTIKAAVDTVQFAADAKSISIETNIEPDVGYVFADGDRLHQVLWNLLSNAIKFTPHQGRVDVTFTRRGTQAQIQVTDNGTGISPEFLPYVFERFRQADGSTTRQFGGLGLGLAIARHLIELHGGTIQAHSSGEGQGATFTICLPLMPTVFATSPSTTQIDTNHTLSNLSILLVEDEPDTLDFLKFLLEQSGATVTAVSSAKKALKMLEQHQPDVLVSDIGMPEMDGYTLIEHIRSCLSSNKQIPAIALTAYAGEIAQEQALEAGFQRHLAKPIDPTAFISAIVSLVGRDQLKLRC; the protein is encoded by the coding sequence ATGAATCCACTTCGGTTTCTCTTATTAGAAGATAGTTATTTGGATGCAGAACTCATCGGGGCAACCCTATGTGAGGGCGGAGTTACCTGTGAAATAGTGCAAATACAGACTCACACAGATTTTCTCACAGCATTAGAAACTCAAAGCTTCGATTTAATCTTGGCAGATTATTCCTTGCCTGCCTTTGATGGCATCTCTGCTCTCAAAATAGCTCAAAATACTTGTCCGGACGTACCATTTATTTTTGTCTCCGGCAGTTTAGGAGAGGAGTTGGCAATTGAAACCCTCCAGCGTGGAGCAACCGATTACGTACTCAAACAACGACTGGGACGATTAGTACCTTCAGTCCAACGAGCATTGCGGGAGGTAGAAGAACGCTGCGAACGTCAGCAGGCAGAAGCAAGGATGCGTCAGACTGAAACTCGCTTTCGTCTGATTGTAGAGAGTGCCAAAGACTATGCGATCATCACTTTGGATATGGCAGGTCATATTACTAGTTGGAATTCCGGAGCGCAACGACTACTTGGTTATGAAGAAGCTGAGATTGTTGGGCAACTAGCAAATATCATCTTCACTCCCGAAGACCTCGAACAGCGTCAACCTGAACAAGAAATGCAACTGGCGTTAACCCAAGGACGGGCAGAAAACGATCGCTGGCATGTACAGAAAAATGGTAACCGTTTTTGGGGCAGTGAAGTGATTATGCCTTTGCGAGATGGGGCAAATACCATTGAAGGCTTTCTCAGAATCATCCAAGATAAGACACAGCAACGACAAGCCGAAGAAAAGCTACAGCAGCAAGCCCAACAATTGCGGCAAGCCAATCAACTCAAAGATGAATTTTTAGCGGTTTTGTCTCATGAACTCCGCACTCCACTCAATCCCATTTTAGGTTGGTCAACCCTCTTACAAGCAAAGTCATACGAAAAAGCGACCATGACACGCGGGTTGGAAACCATTGCCCGCAATGCTCAGATGTTGACACAATTAATTGATGATTTATTAGATGTTTCGCGGATTCTCAGTGGTAAACTCAGATTATCTTCCAGAGCGCTTGACCTGGCAAAAACAATTAAGGCGGCAGTAGATACGGTGCAATTCGCGGCTGATGCCAAGTCAATCTCAATTGAGACAAATATAGAACCCGATGTTGGCTACGTCTTTGCAGATGGCGATCGCTTACACCAAGTACTATGGAATTTACTCTCAAATGCCATCAAGTTCACGCCTCATCAAGGGCGAGTCGATGTCACATTCACTAGGCGTGGCACTCAGGCACAAATTCAAGTGACAGACAACGGTACAGGAATTTCGCCGGAGTTTTTACCTTATGTGTTTGAACGCTTCCGTCAGGCTGACGGCAGCACAACTCGTCAGTTTGGCGGTTTGGGACTGGGGTTGGCAATTGCTCGTCATTTAATTGAGCTGCATGGCGGAACGATTCAAGCACATAGCTCAGGCGAAGGACAGGGGGCAACTTTTACAATTTGTTTACCATTAATGCCCACTGTGTTTGCTACTTCGCCGTCAACAACTCAAATTGATACTAATCACACTCTCAGCAACCTTTCTATTCTGCTGGTAGAAGATGAGCCAGACACATTAGACTTTTTAAAATTTTTGCTAGAGCAATCAGGGGCGACAGTGACAGCTGTATCCTCAGCAAAAAAGGCTTTGAAAATGCTTGAGCAACACCAGCCGGATGTACTTGTGAGCGATATTGGGATGCCAGAGATGGATGGTTATACGTTGATAGAGCATATACGCTCTTGTTTGTCAAGTAATAAACAAATTCCAGCGATCGCATTGACAGCCTATGCTGGAGAAATTGCCCAAGAGCAAGCACTGGAAGCAGGCTTTCAAAGACATTTGGCTAAACCCATAGACCCGACAGCATTTATTAGTGCGATCGTCAGTTTAGTTGGTAGAGATCAACTCAAGTTGAGATGTTGA
- a CDS encoding TolC family protein, with protein MNLSLFIVHCTWVAAAIAIIPTLIGSAGATTPPKQENSPGVTSANSLLVPNYLNPNANPLQFPTKPEEVRIQGTVPITLAQALELAKRNNRDLQVAILELERNRAVLRESQAALFPTVNANGSLTNSGDGLLENDSDNTDSADTSTTSFSGSVELDYNIYTSGNRQAGIRAAEEQVRVGEFNVETQSLTIALNVATQYYNLQQADEQVRINRSAVENSQASLRDAQAREAAGVGTRFDVLQAQVNLADAQQQLTNAISNQQIARRQFGTLLSLPQSVDVSAADPVQLAGVWQPTLEQTIIQAFQNRPELQQQLAQRNISEQQRRQALSQLGPQVSLTGRYNLQDVYNDRISATDGYSLGVQASLTVFDGGAARASADQSRANIAIAETQFAQQRDLIRFDVEQYYSQLQSNLNNVQTSSVALNQAREALTLARLRFQAGVGTQTDVISAENDLTRAEGNRVTAILDYNRALANLQRSVTSRASR; from the coding sequence ATGAATTTGAGCTTATTTATCGTGCATTGTACCTGGGTGGCAGCGGCGATCGCTATCATCCCAACTTTAATAGGGAGCGCAGGTGCAACAACTCCCCCAAAACAAGAGAATTCCCCCGGTGTCACAAGTGCTAATTCTTTACTAGTTCCCAATTATCTCAACCCTAATGCTAATCCTCTCCAGTTTCCCACCAAGCCAGAAGAGGTGAGGATTCAAGGAACTGTCCCCATCACTTTGGCACAAGCTTTGGAACTAGCAAAACGCAACAATCGAGATTTACAAGTTGCTATTTTAGAACTAGAACGCAATCGTGCAGTTCTACGGGAGTCTCAAGCTGCATTATTCCCTACTGTTAATGCTAACGGTAGTTTGACTAACAGTGGTGATGGTCTGCTGGAAAATGACTCTGATAATACCGATTCAGCTGATACTTCCACCACCAGTTTCAGTGGTTCAGTGGAACTAGATTATAACATCTACACCTCTGGCAACCGACAAGCCGGTATCCGAGCTGCTGAGGAACAAGTACGTGTGGGTGAATTCAATGTGGAAACTCAATCTCTGACTATTGCTTTGAATGTTGCCACTCAATACTATAATTTGCAACAAGCAGATGAACAAGTACGAATTAATCGGTCTGCCGTGGAGAATTCCCAGGCGAGTTTGCGAGATGCCCAAGCACGAGAGGCGGCTGGAGTGGGGACGCGTTTCGATGTCCTGCAAGCTCAGGTGAATTTAGCAGATGCCCAACAACAGCTAACTAATGCTATTTCCAACCAGCAAATTGCCCGTCGCCAGTTTGGAACGCTGTTAAGCTTGCCGCAGTCAGTTGATGTGAGTGCGGCAGATCCCGTGCAACTAGCGGGTGTTTGGCAGCCAACCTTAGAGCAAACTATTATACAAGCTTTTCAAAACCGTCCGGAACTGCAACAGCAGTTAGCCCAACGTAATATTTCTGAACAACAACGGCGGCAGGCACTTTCCCAGCTGGGGCCACAAGTTAGCTTGACTGGTAGATACAACTTGCAAGACGTATATAACGATCGCATCAGCGCTACTGATGGTTATTCACTGGGAGTACAAGCAAGTCTGACTGTGTTTGATGGCGGAGCAGCAAGAGCAAGTGCAGATCAGTCCAGAGCTAATATTGCGATCGCAGAAACTCAATTTGCTCAGCAGCGCGACCTAATTCGCTTTGATGTCGAACAGTACTATTCTCAGCTGCAATCCAACTTGAATAATGTGCAAACTTCTTCTGTAGCTTTAAACCAAGCTAGGGAAGCACTAACTTTGGCCAGGCTGAGGTTTCAAGCTGGTGTGGGCACTCAAACAGATGTAATTTCTGCTGAAAACGACTTGACAAGAGCTGAAGGTAATCGAGTCACAGCTATTTTGGATTACAACCGCGCTCTGGCTAATTTACAACGCTCTGTTACTTCTAGGGCTTCGCGTTAG
- a CDS encoding transposase — MLVLEYKVKAKKLQYLAIESAIKTTQFIRNKCLRYWIDTPREAKIDRFALNKYSTELRNEFKFVANLNSMAVQSSAERAWLAISRFYENCKKKVSGKKGYPRFQHDNRSVEYKTSGWKLNPTKRRITITDKKGIGELKLLGKWDILSYPVKSIKRVRLVRRADGYYCQFCIDAEAKDIQPLTGNDIGLDVGIESFYTDSNGHQEANPKFLSQAEKAIKHSQRRIYKKKKGSSGRKKARGIFSLKHLRISRQRNEHAKRIARNVCKSNDLVAYEDLQVRNLLKNHCLAKSISDASWYLFRQWIEYFAGLFGRIAIAVAPHYTSQKCSDCGVVVKKSLSTRTHVCSCGCNLHRDENAAINILNLAKARDGQFQSNAKGLVTSTLVGESLLEQATRMILESPCL, encoded by the coding sequence TTGCTAGTTCTGGAATACAAGGTGAAAGCTAAAAAGCTTCAATATTTAGCGATTGAGTCAGCTATCAAAACTACTCAATTCATTAGAAATAAGTGTTTGAGATATTGGATAGATACGCCAAGAGAAGCAAAAATTGATAGGTTTGCACTCAACAAGTATTCAACAGAACTACGCAACGAATTTAAATTTGTAGCTAACCTAAACTCTATGGCGGTACAATCATCAGCTGAAAGAGCATGGTTAGCAATATCAAGGTTTTACGAGAATTGTAAAAAGAAGGTATCCGGTAAGAAAGGATATCCCAGATTCCAGCATGATAACCGATCAGTTGAGTACAAAACATCAGGATGGAAGCTAAACCCAACCAAGCGCCGTATTACTATTACTGATAAAAAAGGTATTGGGGAGTTGAAATTGTTGGGTAAGTGGGATATCCTTTCTTACCCTGTTAAATCGATTAAGCGTGTTAGATTGGTGCGTCGTGCTGATGGCTATTACTGTCAATTTTGTATTGATGCTGAAGCCAAAGATATTCAACCACTGACAGGTAATGACATCGGTTTGGATGTTGGAATTGAAAGTTTTTACACCGATTCTAATGGGCATCAAGAAGCTAACCCCAAGTTTTTGAGTCAAGCTGAAAAAGCTATTAAACATTCTCAAAGACGCATTTACAAAAAGAAAAAAGGTTCATCAGGACGTAAAAAAGCTAGAGGCATATTTTCTCTTAAGCACTTGAGAATAAGTAGGCAACGGAATGAACATGCGAAGAGAATCGCACGTAACGTGTGCAAGTCTAACGACTTAGTAGCCTATGAAGACCTACAAGTGCGTAACTTACTTAAGAACCATTGTTTGGCTAAGTCAATTAGTGATGCTAGCTGGTATTTGTTTCGGCAATGGATTGAATATTTTGCCGGGTTATTTGGACGGATAGCTATTGCTGTAGCCCCACATTACACATCACAGAAATGTAGTGATTGTGGTGTAGTCGTTAAAAAATCTCTATCAACTCGCACCCATGTTTGTAGTTGTGGATGCAATTTGCATAGAGATGAAAACGCAGCAATTAACATTTTGAATCTTGCAAAAGCTAGGGATGGGCAATTCCAAAGTAACGCTAAGGGACTAGTAACCTCTACTCTGGTTGGTGAAAGCCTGCTAGAGCAAGCAACTAGGATGATCTTAGAATCCCCGTGTCTTTAG
- a CDS encoding ABC transporter ATP-binding protein: MIWMESITKTYRLGEVSVPILKGIQLSIEEGEYVAIMGASGSGKSTLMNIIGCLDRPTTGNYVLEGRNLTTFNDDELAYIRNQRIGFVFQQFNLLARATALENVMLPMVYANLPKRKRRQRALAALERVGLGERILNRPSQLSGGQQQRVAIARALVNRPALVLADEPTGALDTETSHEVMNLMTELNQQGITIVIVTHEPDIAAQTQRIIRVQDGLILG, translated from the coding sequence TAGGAGAAGTTAGTGTTCCCATACTTAAGGGAATTCAACTCTCCATTGAGGAAGGGGAATACGTCGCCATCATGGGTGCGTCAGGTTCGGGTAAATCTACGCTGATGAATATTATAGGGTGTCTGGATCGTCCTACAACCGGAAACTATGTTCTTGAAGGCAGAAACCTAACTACTTTTAACGATGATGAATTAGCATATATCCGTAACCAAAGGATAGGTTTTGTTTTTCAACAATTTAACTTATTGGCCCGTGCCACAGCGCTGGAAAACGTCATGCTGCCTATGGTTTATGCTAACTTGCCCAAGCGAAAACGTCGTCAAAGGGCATTAGCAGCCTTAGAAAGGGTGGGATTGGGGGAACGTATCCTCAACCGTCCCAGTCAACTGTCTGGCGGACAACAACAACGGGTAGCTATTGCTCGTGCTTTGGTCAACCGACCTGCGTTGGTTTTAGCAGATGAGCCAACGGGAGCTTTAGACACCGAGACTTCCCATGAAGTAATGAATCTCATGACAGAACTTAATCAACAAGGAATCACCATTGTGATTGTTACTCATGAACCAGATATTGCTGCCCAAACCCAAAGGATTATCCGAGTCCAGGATGGTTTGATTTTAGGTTGA